One segment of Mycolicibacterium sp. YH-1 DNA contains the following:
- a CDS encoding phosphotransferase enzyme family protein, protein MSATNTEPSQQSIAGLARIGEDVFAECALTAYELPSSAHTRLISTSENATFLVEDGRPVGVLRVYRHDNQSVDAIRSELAWIDVLRSGDVVRTPAIQRTRTGEAFHLVEAGGVTRACALFEHVEGTEPVSDDLRTYALVGRTAALLHRHVEGWARPSWFTRPHWDLEGVLGPQAIWGQWAHGPEVNPERAALLRRAESEVRRNLATYPADSHGGLVHCDLRAANLLKGPDDEVWVIDFDDSGFSWYLWDLCSSTTLIEHLPHVDQVVEAWLGGYTQERALGAEDLAAIPHLVFLRRLHLLAWLGSHPEADLAHELGDSYTIATCEVAERYLSGAFLGNVRP, encoded by the coding sequence ATGAGTGCCACGAACACAGAACCCAGCCAGCAGAGCATCGCTGGCCTGGCTCGCATCGGCGAGGATGTCTTCGCCGAATGCGCACTGACCGCCTACGAGCTCCCGTCTTCAGCGCACACCCGACTCATCAGCACCTCCGAGAACGCCACGTTCCTGGTTGAGGATGGACGCCCTGTTGGCGTGCTCCGGGTTTATCGCCACGACAACCAGAGCGTTGATGCGATCAGATCGGAGCTCGCATGGATCGATGTCCTCCGGAGTGGGGACGTCGTGCGCACGCCTGCGATCCAACGCACCCGCACCGGCGAGGCATTCCATCTTGTCGAGGCCGGAGGCGTCACCCGGGCTTGTGCGCTGTTCGAGCACGTCGAGGGCACCGAGCCTGTATCCGACGACCTGCGAACCTATGCACTCGTAGGCCGCACAGCCGCCCTGCTGCACAGGCACGTCGAGGGTTGGGCTCGGCCATCGTGGTTCACCCGACCTCATTGGGATCTTGAAGGCGTCCTCGGGCCGCAGGCAATCTGGGGTCAGTGGGCACATGGCCCGGAGGTCAATCCAGAACGCGCTGCGTTGCTCCGTCGTGCCGAATCCGAGGTCCGACGCAACCTCGCGACGTACCCGGCCGACTCCCACGGCGGGCTCGTGCACTGTGACTTGCGGGCTGCCAACCTTCTCAAGGGCCCTGACGATGAAGTCTGGGTTATCGACTTCGACGACTCCGGATTCAGTTGGTATCTCTGGGATCTGTGCAGTTCGACCACACTCATCGAGCACCTGCCCCACGTCGACCAGGTCGTCGAAGCCTGGCTGGGCGGATACACCCAGGAGCGGGCGTTGGGCGCCGAGGATCTTGCGGCAATCCCGCACCTCGTCTTTCTCCGACGGCTGCACCTGCTGGCCTGGCTCGGCAGCCATCCCGAAGCCGACCTGGCTCATGAGTTGGGCGACTCGTACACGATCGCCACATGCGAGGTTGCAGAGCGATACCTGTCGGGCGCCTTCCTGGGAAATGTGCGCCCATGA
- a CDS encoding GntR family transcriptional regulator gives MSARTSTADTGGNDGAVADLAAEVRAAIGDGGLEPGTRIGAERELAARYGVTRWVVRKALEELESESLILRTHGRNGGVFVAPRKLVRDLDHLVGLPEYLRAQGLETGTTVLGTRVVRAEGEVAHELQVTDDAHLYEIERARFAAGLPLSVETVFVSAEMFPGLLDQSLVGSLYDLLESRYEIKRGMATETITAAAADARQAATLELPVGAPLLVVRRTALLESGEPFEHSLEYYRFDRMSITVHTSSPAHVKRQIL, from the coding sequence ATGTCAGCGCGGACATCCACAGCGGACACTGGCGGTAATGACGGTGCTGTTGCGGACCTGGCAGCAGAGGTCAGAGCGGCCATCGGCGACGGCGGCTTGGAGCCCGGCACCCGAATCGGTGCCGAGCGTGAACTCGCCGCCCGCTACGGCGTGACACGATGGGTGGTTCGCAAGGCGCTCGAGGAGTTGGAGTCCGAGAGTTTGATTCTGCGCACACACGGCCGAAATGGCGGCGTCTTCGTGGCGCCGCGCAAGCTGGTGCGCGACCTCGACCACCTCGTTGGGCTACCTGAATACCTACGGGCACAGGGCCTCGAGACCGGCACGACGGTCTTGGGCACACGCGTGGTGCGCGCAGAAGGTGAGGTCGCCCATGAGCTTCAGGTGACCGACGACGCTCATCTCTATGAGATCGAGCGGGCCCGCTTCGCTGCAGGTCTGCCGTTGAGCGTCGAGACTGTGTTCGTCTCCGCCGAGATGTTCCCGGGCCTACTTGATCAGTCCCTCGTCGGCTCACTCTACGACCTTCTCGAGTCCCGCTACGAGATAAAGCGTGGAATGGCAACGGAAACCATCACTGCTGCGGCTGCCGACGCCAGGCAGGCTGCCACACTCGAGTTGCCGGTAGGCGCACCGTTGCTCGTCGTGCGACGCACCGCTCTGCTCGAGTCCGGAGAGCCGTTCGAACACAGCTTGGAGTACTACCGATTCGACCGCATGTCGATCACGGTCCACACCTCCAGTCCCGCACACGTCAAACGACAGATCCTCTGA
- a CDS encoding nitroreductase family protein — translation MPHPTNDVWEALSTARSIRRFTDEPVDAKTLERCLEAATWAPNGANAQLWRFIVLDAPEQRSAVATAAGKALETIETIYGMSRLADDDQGRAARNNRATYELHDRAGEYSSVLFTAFKTGFASEYLQAGSIYPAMQNFHLAARAQGLGACFTSWASYDGEQVLREAVGVPDEWFLAGHVVVGWPRGRHGPVRRRPIADVVFRNRWDPERADIVHGGGARPRRS, via the coding sequence ATGCCTCATCCGACCAATGACGTCTGGGAAGCACTCTCCACCGCGCGATCGATCCGCCGGTTCACCGACGAACCCGTCGACGCCAAGACACTCGAACGCTGCCTCGAAGCAGCGACGTGGGCGCCAAACGGGGCGAATGCACAACTTTGGCGCTTCATCGTCCTCGACGCGCCCGAGCAGCGGAGCGCCGTCGCCACAGCAGCAGGGAAGGCGCTCGAGACCATCGAGACGATTTACGGGATGAGCAGGCTCGCCGACGACGATCAGGGGCGAGCTGCGCGCAACAATCGCGCCACCTACGAATTGCACGATCGCGCCGGCGAGTACAGCTCAGTCCTGTTCACCGCGTTCAAGACTGGGTTCGCCTCCGAGTACCTACAGGCGGGGTCCATCTACCCGGCGATGCAGAACTTTCATCTCGCGGCGCGAGCCCAGGGCCTGGGGGCTTGCTTCACGAGCTGGGCGTCCTATGACGGCGAGCAGGTGCTCCGCGAGGCGGTTGGCGTTCCCGACGAGTGGTTCCTCGCGGGACATGTCGTCGTCGGCTGGCCCCGTGGCCGCCACGGTCCGGTTCGTCGGCGGCCCATCGCAGACGTGGTGTTCCGCAATCGATGGGACCCCGAACGAGCCGATATCGTCCATGGCGGAGGCGCCCGTCCTCGACGCAGCTGA
- a CDS encoding agmatine/peptidylarginine deiminase: MIRRRILLSGVAAAGALLAAGCSGSGPSDQPPRGDGGEDQRTWRMPEEGDPHKRTWMAFDASETIWGAALLPEVRRNLATIARTIAQFEPVSMLVRSEDFDHDAGVADFVAARAGVESLPTDLVLEGGGIEVDGEGTALITESCVLNPNRNPGWSKADVEAELGPLLGLDKIIWLPGIAGRDITDGHTDFYARFARPGVVVAGLDPDPESWDHDVTVRHLDLLKSATDAKGRPLEVVVLEAPGRVRPEYESDDFAAGYINFYVCNGAVIAAEFGDPETDHAANHELQRLFPDRRVVQINIDGIAAGGGGIHCTTQQEPAD, from the coding sequence GTGATCAGGCGAAGGATCCTACTGTCGGGTGTTGCGGCGGCCGGCGCACTGCTGGCGGCAGGGTGCAGTGGCAGCGGGCCGTCGGATCAGCCACCACGAGGTGACGGCGGCGAAGATCAGCGGACCTGGCGGATGCCGGAGGAGGGGGATCCGCACAAGCGGACCTGGATGGCTTTCGATGCGAGCGAAACGATTTGGGGTGCGGCGCTACTTCCCGAGGTTCGCCGCAATCTGGCGACAATTGCGCGGACGATCGCACAGTTCGAGCCGGTCTCGATGCTGGTCCGCTCGGAGGATTTCGATCACGATGCCGGGGTCGCTGACTTCGTCGCCGCTCGCGCGGGCGTGGAATCGTTGCCCACCGATCTCGTGCTTGAGGGCGGTGGCATCGAGGTGGATGGCGAGGGTACCGCGCTGATCACCGAGAGCTGTGTCCTCAACCCCAACCGTAATCCCGGATGGTCGAAGGCCGATGTCGAGGCCGAGTTGGGGCCGCTGCTGGGACTCGACAAGATCATCTGGCTGCCCGGCATTGCGGGCCGGGACATCACCGACGGCCACACCGACTTCTATGCGCGTTTCGCTCGGCCCGGCGTGGTCGTCGCCGGATTGGACCCGGACCCCGAATCGTGGGATCACGACGTGACGGTGCGCCATCTCGACCTCCTCAAGTCGGCGACGGACGCCAAGGGGCGCCCGCTCGAGGTCGTCGTCCTCGAAGCGCCCGGCCGTGTCCGGCCGGAGTACGAATCGGATGACTTCGCCGCCGGCTACATCAACTTCTACGTCTGCAACGGCGCCGTGATCGCCGCCGAGTTCGGCGACCCGGAGACCGATCACGCGGCCAATCACGAACTGCAGCGGCTCTTCCCGGATCGCCGGGTCGTGCAGATAAACATCGACGGCATCGCGGCCGGCGGCGGTGGTATCCACTGCACCACCCAACAGGAGCCGGCCGACTAA
- a CDS encoding alpha/beta hydrolase produces the protein MHFTSDQRLEDGSLEREFTLGGVPGILWTPASSPAPLVLLGHPGGLRRMYPRLAGRARQLSANGIAAATIELLGSGDRPRSADAERARADLHRALAAGEPVDEIVDRLVIPLVEKAVPEWQSTIDALLSLPEVSGPIGYSGGVIAIGIRLLMVEPRITAAGLFAGSFVPRSMFDEARQVTIPLHVLLQWDDEGNDRQLALDLFDAFGSQEKTLHANMGGHTGVPQFAGDDAARFFTRHLT, from the coding sequence ATGCACTTCACTTCTGATCAACGCCTCGAGGACGGCAGCCTCGAACGCGAGTTCACCCTCGGCGGTGTCCCAGGCATCCTGTGGACGCCGGCATCCTCACCGGCTCCGCTGGTTCTGCTCGGCCACCCCGGTGGACTGCGCAGGATGTACCCGCGGCTTGCGGGCCGAGCCCGGCAGCTGTCGGCCAACGGCATCGCCGCAGCCACCATCGAGCTCCTTGGGAGCGGTGACCGCCCCCGATCGGCAGACGCAGAACGGGCCCGCGCCGATCTGCATCGGGCGCTGGCGGCGGGGGAGCCGGTCGACGAGATCGTCGACCGGCTTGTCATCCCCTTGGTCGAGAAGGCGGTCCCGGAATGGCAGTCGACCATCGATGCGCTCCTGTCACTGCCCGAGGTCAGCGGTCCGATCGGATACTCGGGCGGGGTGATCGCGATCGGCATCCGGCTGCTCATGGTCGAACCGCGCATCACGGCCGCCGGCCTCTTTGCCGGGAGTTTCGTGCCCCGGTCCATGTTCGACGAGGCCCGCCAGGTGACGATTCCGCTGCACGTCCTGCTGCAGTGGGACGACGAGGGAAACGACCGGCAGCTGGCACTGGACCTGTTCGACGCCTTCGGTTCCCAGGAGAAGACGCTGCACGCCAACATGGGCGGGCACACCGGTGTTCCGCAGTTCGCGGGGGACGACGCGGCCCGCTTCTTCACCCGGCACCTGACGTGA
- a CDS encoding isoprenylcysteine carboxylmethyltransferase family protein, with the protein MRRLPAAVGSAVFFVVAPGTVVGLLPWLITDWDIPTAGPLWRIVQIVGALLIVIGLIPPVHAFIEFTKAGGTPAPITPTEHLVVTGFNRWVRNPMYVGLLTAIVGQALLFTNAWLLLYAAAGWIVTASFVHWYEEPTLVRQYGEQYEEYRRNVPAWIPRRHPWTSDAAPT; encoded by the coding sequence ATGCGACGACTACCAGCCGCAGTCGGCTCGGCCGTGTTCTTTGTGGTGGCACCGGGCACCGTGGTGGGTCTGCTGCCCTGGCTGATCACCGATTGGGACATTCCGACGGCCGGCCCGCTGTGGCGCATCGTTCAGATCGTCGGCGCGCTGCTGATCGTGATCGGGCTGATCCCACCGGTGCATGCGTTCATCGAGTTCACGAAGGCGGGCGGCACGCCGGCGCCGATCACTCCGACCGAACACCTGGTGGTCACCGGATTCAACCGATGGGTCCGCAACCCGATGTACGTCGGGCTACTCACGGCCATCGTCGGCCAGGCATTGCTGTTCACCAATGCCTGGCTGCTGCTGTATGCCGCGGCGGGATGGATCGTGACGGCGTCATTTGTGCACTGGTACGAAGAACCGACGCTGGTTCGGCAGTACGGCGAACAGTACGAGGAGTATCGCCGCAATGTGCCGGCCTGGATACCACGCCGGCACCCGTGGACATCGGACGCTGCACCGACATGA
- a CDS encoding cutinase family protein, protein MAGLSAVAPTGTAQPCPDIGVAFARGTGEQPGLGAVGQRFIDSLRAQAFPRTVGGYGVNYPASSNFTDGQAFTMNVVDGVRDEANHVQGVTSVCPQTRMILGGYSQGAVVTAFVTSGLPAGLAAGSAPSISADAAEHVDAVVLFGTPAGQSVVKYGAPAVGVGPMYTAKSLEFCAPGDNVCSGDPVPGVNGAHGQYAVNGMVDQAAAFAVSRLTQPPAPM, encoded by the coding sequence GTGGCAGGTCTGTCCGCGGTGGCCCCGACTGGCACCGCACAACCGTGCCCGGACATCGGCGTTGCGTTCGCGAGAGGCACCGGAGAGCAGCCCGGACTCGGAGCGGTAGGTCAGCGATTCATCGACTCCCTTCGGGCGCAGGCATTCCCTCGCACCGTCGGCGGGTACGGAGTCAACTATCCCGCCAGCAGCAATTTCACCGACGGTCAGGCGTTCACGATGAACGTCGTCGACGGCGTGCGAGATGAAGCCAACCACGTGCAGGGCGTGACGTCGGTGTGCCCACAGACCCGGATGATCCTCGGTGGGTACTCGCAGGGAGCCGTCGTCACGGCCTTCGTCACGTCAGGTCTGCCCGCTGGGCTGGCGGCCGGGTCTGCGCCCTCGATATCGGCCGACGCTGCCGAACACGTCGATGCTGTGGTGCTTTTCGGGACACCGGCGGGCCAATCGGTGGTCAAGTACGGCGCCCCGGCAGTCGGTGTCGGACCGATGTACACCGCGAAGTCGCTTGAATTCTGCGCCCCCGGTGACAATGTCTGCTCGGGCGATCCAGTGCCCGGCGTCAACGGCGCGCACGGGCAGTACGCGGTCAACGGGATGGTTGATCAGGCCGCAGCGTTTGCGGTCAGCCGACTGACCCAACCACCGGCACCCATGTAG
- a CDS encoding dihydrofolate reductase family protein yields the protein MGKLIYGFNVSVDGYIADAQGNIDWSDPSEELHQYWNDFERDTALSFYGRRLYELMSAYWPTADKAPDATPMIVDYARVWCDMPKVVFSRTLESVDWNSRLERGDPVEVVTKLKAETDGNLEVAGATLAAPIVQAGLVDEYRMVVAPTAVGGGTPFFPTLPSWISLRLLENRTFPCGTVLLRYEPKHGSATR from the coding sequence ATGGGCAAACTCATCTATGGCTTCAACGTGTCGGTGGACGGGTACATCGCCGACGCACAAGGCAACATCGACTGGTCCGACCCGAGCGAGGAACTGCACCAGTACTGGAACGACTTCGAGCGGGACACCGCGCTGTCGTTCTACGGCCGGCGGCTCTACGAACTGATGTCCGCGTACTGGCCGACCGCCGACAAGGCTCCGGACGCCACCCCTATGATCGTCGACTACGCCCGCGTCTGGTGCGACATGCCCAAGGTCGTGTTCTCGCGCACCCTGGAGTCCGTCGACTGGAACTCCCGCCTGGAACGCGGCGACCCGGTCGAGGTGGTGACGAAGCTGAAAGCCGAAACCGACGGCAACCTGGAGGTGGCCGGCGCGACGCTGGCCGCACCGATCGTGCAGGCCGGACTGGTGGATGAGTACCGGATGGTGGTCGCGCCCACCGCCGTGGGCGGCGGCACCCCGTTCTTCCCGACACTACCGTCATGGATCTCTCTGCGACTGTTGGAGAACCGCACCTTCCCGTGCGGCACGGTCCTGCTGCGTTACGAGCCGAAACACGGGAGCGCTACTAGATGA
- a CDS encoding alpha/beta fold hydrolase encodes MTTFLLVPGGGSDPSYWRFLVAELAHRGHRGIAVDLPCEDDSADLNDYADAVASQHHSDDPRPVVVAHSFGGFTGALACSRVNASALIYVSAMLPRPGERPGDWWSATGCDDAQRAAAAVGGYDPDDMDAVFYNGVDAAVIAEQVERAQSDTPSLKPWPAAALPQLPTSFVLFRDDRFFPEEFMRGVVADRLGIEPVTTPGGHMAMLSHPAELADRLVAAAAPHG; translated from the coding sequence ATGACGACCTTCCTGCTGGTCCCCGGCGGCGGTTCCGATCCCTCGTACTGGCGGTTCCTCGTGGCCGAGTTGGCCCATCGTGGGCACCGCGGCATCGCCGTTGACCTTCCCTGCGAGGACGATTCGGCTGACCTCAACGACTACGCCGATGCCGTCGCCAGCCAGCACCACAGCGATGACCCGCGGCCTGTCGTCGTCGCCCATTCCTTTGGCGGCTTCACCGGAGCGCTCGCCTGCTCGCGGGTCAATGCGTCTGCACTGATCTACGTCTCGGCGATGCTCCCCCGCCCCGGCGAACGTCCGGGCGACTGGTGGAGTGCCACCGGGTGCGACGACGCACAACGCGCCGCCGCCGCGGTGGGCGGATACGACCCCGACGACATGGACGCAGTGTTCTACAACGGTGTTGACGCCGCGGTGATTGCCGAACAGGTCGAACGCGCTCAGTCAGACACGCCGTCGCTGAAACCGTGGCCTGCGGCAGCACTCCCCCAGCTCCCGACGAGCTTCGTGCTCTTCCGTGACGACCGTTTCTTCCCGGAGGAGTTCATGCGCGGGGTCGTCGCCGACCGGCTCGGGATCGAACCCGTGACGACCCCCGGCGGGCACATGGCCATGCTGTCGCATCCGGCCGAGCTTGCCGACCGACTCGTCGCCGCGGCCGCACCACACGGCTAG
- a CDS encoding PPOX class F420-dependent oxidoreductase: MTFTPAELAYLREQPIGRLCTIGPAGDPQIRPVGVHLGPDGATIDIVGHALANTQKWRNVIRNPRVAFIVDNVISVKPPKAHGIEIRGVGTVLPGEGTTEGGLSGDIVRITPRRVVAWGLDGDATTARDFEGSAS, from the coding sequence ATGACGTTCACGCCCGCTGAACTGGCCTACCTGCGCGAGCAGCCCATCGGACGGCTGTGCACGATCGGACCGGCGGGTGACCCGCAGATTCGACCGGTCGGGGTCCACCTCGGCCCAGACGGCGCGACCATCGACATCGTCGGGCACGCCCTGGCGAACACTCAGAAGTGGCGCAACGTGATTCGCAACCCGCGGGTGGCGTTCATCGTCGACAACGTGATCTCCGTGAAGCCTCCGAAGGCCCACGGCATCGAGATACGGGGTGTGGGGACGGTGCTGCCGGGGGAGGGCACCACCGAGGGCGGCCTATCGGGTGACATCGTCCGGATCACGCCGCGACGAGTGGTGGCGTGGGGCCTGGATGGCGATGCGACCACGGCACGGGACTTCGAGGGTTCGGCCAGCTAG
- a CDS encoding MarR family winged helix-turn-helix transcriptional regulator, which yields MAGRLSAAEERAWGPFIEGSLRLETRLDERLRASAGLSLIDYHLLMVLSSAPQHRLRMSELADRMVFSRSRITYQIDSMAKRGLVVREPAPEDGRGYRAVLTATGVETLRQAVPHHAESVKELFLDHLEEDELHCIERIFTRLRDQEKSDEMRGSS from the coding sequence GTGGCCGGAAGACTGTCTGCGGCAGAGGAGCGGGCCTGGGGTCCGTTCATTGAGGGCAGCCTGCGACTGGAGACCAGGCTTGACGAGCGCCTTCGTGCCAGTGCGGGACTGTCCCTGATCGACTATCACCTCCTGATGGTGCTTTCCAGCGCCCCGCAGCATCGGTTGCGCATGAGTGAGCTCGCCGACCGCATGGTGTTCTCTCGCAGTCGGATCACCTATCAGATCGACTCGATGGCCAAGCGCGGGCTCGTTGTCCGCGAGCCGGCCCCCGAGGACGGTCGCGGCTACCGTGCGGTGCTCACCGCCACCGGCGTGGAGACGCTTCGGCAGGCGGTGCCCCACCACGCGGAATCGGTGAAGGAGTTGTTCCTCGATCACCTCGAGGAAGACGAACTGCACTGTATTGAACGGATTTTCACCAGACTGCGCGATCAGGAGAAATCAGACGAGATGAGGGGATCATCATGA
- a CDS encoding class I SAM-dependent methyltransferase, with the protein MTHSIDWDLAYRQEQAPAWNIGEPQPEYRAIIDQEGAVRGEVLDAGCGYAELGLALAARGHTVTGIDLTPTAVAAATATAQARGLTNATFIEADITSFTGFDGRFSTIFDSGLLHALPAELRDGYLRSVHRAAAPGASFYILAFGAGAFGDHDGPGPTQFTEDVLREEISQHWQIDEIRPAKLYATSAQLSGGSTAPDTGADEQAHTPLPAFLVIAHKG; encoded by the coding sequence ATGACACACAGCATCGACTGGGACCTCGCATACCGCCAGGAGCAGGCACCGGCCTGGAATATCGGCGAGCCGCAGCCCGAGTACCGCGCGATTATCGATCAGGAGGGCGCCGTGCGCGGCGAGGTTCTCGACGCGGGATGCGGGTACGCCGAGCTGGGCTTGGCGCTGGCAGCGCGCGGCCACACGGTGACCGGAATCGACCTGACGCCCACGGCGGTGGCGGCAGCCACCGCGACCGCGCAGGCGCGTGGTCTGACCAACGCGACGTTCATCGAGGCCGACATCACCTCGTTCACGGGATTCGACGGCCGCTTCTCCACCATCTTCGACAGCGGACTCCTGCACGCGCTGCCCGCCGAGCTGCGCGATGGCTACCTGCGTTCCGTGCACCGCGCGGCCGCTCCGGGCGCGTCGTTCTACATCCTGGCCTTCGGCGCTGGCGCGTTCGGTGACCACGACGGACCCGGGCCCACCCAGTTCACTGAGGATGTGCTGCGCGAGGAGATTTCGCAGCACTGGCAGATCGACGAGATCCGGCCCGCCAAGCTCTATGCCACTAGCGCACAGCTGTCAGGCGGATCCACGGCACCGGATACCGGGGCCGACGAGCAGGCGCACACACCGCTTCCGGCCTTCCTGGTAATCGCGCACAAGGGGTGA
- a CDS encoding excinuclease ABC subunit UvrA gives MSAAKRQQTPPNADSHDLIRVTGARENNLKDVDLELPKRRLTVFTGVSGSGKSSLVFSTIAAESQRLINETYSAFVQGFMPTLARPDVDVLEGLTTAIIVDQQRMGADPRSTVGTATDTGAMLRILFSRLGTPHIGSPQAFSFNVASISGAGAVTIERGGRTVKERREFSLTGGMCPRCEGRGSVNDIDLSALYDDGKSLNEGALTIPGYSMEGWYGRIYNGCGFFDPDKPIRKFTKKELDALLYKEPTKIKVDGINLTYAGLIPQIQKSFLSKDVDAMQPHIRTFVERAVTFTTCPECDGTRLSEAARSSKINEINIADASAMQISDLAQWVTELDEPSVGPLLKALRHTLDSFVDIGLGYLSLDRPAGTLSGGESQRVKMIRHLGSSLTDVTYVFDEPTIGLHPHDIARMNDLLLRLRDKGNTVLVVEHKPEAIAIADHVVDLGPGAGTAGGQVVFEGTVDQLRKSDTLTGRHLDDRAALKETVRKSSEMLKVRGANTHNLQDVDVDIPLGVLVVVTGVAGSGKSSLIHGSVAGKDAVVAIDQAPIRGSRRSNPATYTGLLEPIRKAFAKANGVKPALFSANSEGACPVCKGAGVIYLDLAIMAGVANPCEECEGKRFDSSVLEYQFGGRDISEVLAMPVAEAVEFFSDGDAKVPAAHKILARLDDVGLGYLTLGQPLTTLSGGERQRLKLASHMGDSGEVYILDEPTSGLHLADVEHLLGLLDRLVDSGKSVIVIEHHQAVMAHADWIIDLGPGAGHDGGRIVFEGTPADLIADGSTLTGEHLAAYVGT, from the coding sequence ATGAGCGCGGCCAAGCGGCAACAGACCCCGCCGAATGCGGACAGCCATGACCTGATTCGCGTGACTGGCGCCCGCGAGAACAACCTCAAGGACGTCGACCTCGAACTTCCGAAGCGGCGGCTGACAGTGTTCACCGGCGTCTCCGGGTCGGGGAAGAGCTCACTGGTGTTCAGCACGATCGCCGCGGAGTCACAGCGGCTGATCAATGAGACCTACAGTGCATTCGTACAGGGATTCATGCCGACGTTGGCGCGCCCCGACGTCGACGTTCTCGAGGGGTTGACGACGGCGATCATCGTCGACCAGCAACGCATGGGTGCAGATCCTCGGTCCACGGTCGGCACCGCAACCGATACCGGCGCCATGCTGCGGATCCTCTTCAGCCGGCTGGGCACCCCGCATATCGGTTCGCCCCAGGCGTTCTCGTTCAACGTCGCGTCGATCAGCGGCGCGGGCGCGGTCACGATCGAACGTGGTGGCAGGACCGTCAAGGAGCGGCGCGAGTTCAGCCTCACCGGCGGCATGTGTCCGCGGTGTGAGGGCCGTGGCTCGGTCAACGACATCGATCTGTCCGCGCTGTATGACGACGGCAAGTCGCTCAACGAGGGTGCGCTCACGATTCCGGGCTACAGCATGGAGGGTTGGTACGGCCGAATCTACAACGGCTGCGGCTTCTTTGACCCGGACAAGCCGATCCGCAAGTTCACCAAGAAGGAACTGGATGCTCTCCTGTACAAGGAGCCGACCAAGATCAAGGTCGACGGTATCAACCTGACATACGCGGGCCTGATCCCGCAGATCCAGAAGTCGTTCCTGTCCAAGGACGTCGACGCGATGCAACCGCACATCCGCACGTTCGTCGAGCGCGCGGTGACGTTCACGACCTGCCCGGAATGCGACGGCACCCGGCTGTCGGAGGCGGCTCGTTCGTCGAAGATCAACGAGATCAACATCGCCGACGCCAGCGCCATGCAGATCAGCGACCTTGCGCAGTGGGTCACGGAGTTGGATGAGCCCTCGGTTGGGCCCTTGCTCAAGGCGTTGCGCCACACGCTCGACTCATTCGTCGACATCGGCCTGGGCTACCTGTCCCTCGACCGGCCGGCGGGCACGCTGTCGGGTGGAGAGTCGCAGCGGGTCAAGATGATTCGCCACCTCGGATCATCGCTGACCGATGTGACCTACGTGTTCGACGAGCCGACGATCGGGCTGCACCCACACGACATCGCGCGGATGAACGACCTGCTGCTGCGGTTGCGCGACAAGGGCAACACCGTGCTGGTCGTCGAGCACAAGCCCGAGGCCATCGCGATCGCCGATCACGTCGTCGACCTGGGACCGGGCGCCGGCACGGCCGGTGGGCAGGTGGTGTTCGAGGGCACCGTCGATCAACTGCGAAAGAGCGACACCCTCACCGGCCGCCATCTCGACGATCGCGCCGCGCTGAAGGAGACGGTGCGGAAATCGTCGGAGATGTTGAAGGTACGGGGCGCGAACACCCACAACCTGCAGGACGTGGACGTCGACATCCCGCTCGGCGTGCTGGTGGTCGTGACCGGAGTGGCGGGTTCGGGTAAGAGTTCACTGATCCACGGTTCGGTGGCCGGAAAAGACGCGGTGGTGGCGATCGATCAGGCACCGATCCGTGGCTCGCGGAGAAGCAATCCGGCGACGTACACGGGATTACTCGAACCGATCCGCAAGGCGTTCGCGAAGGCCAACGGCGTGAAGCCCGCTCTCTTCAGCGCGAACTCCGAGGGCGCCTGCCCGGTCTGCAAGGGTGCAGGCGTCATCTACCTGGATCTCGCGATCATGGCTGGCGTCGCCAACCCCTGTGAGGAGTGCGAGGGAAAGCGGTTCGACTCCTCGGTACTGGAGTACCAGTTCGGTGGACGCGATATCAGCGAGGTTCTCGCGATGCCCGTGGCCGAGGCGGTGGAGTTCTTCTCCGACGGTGACGCGAAAGTGCCCGCCGCGCACAAGATCCTCGCCCGCCTCGACGACGTCGGGCTGGGCTACCTCACGCTCGGCCAGCCGCTCACCACGCTGTCCGGTGGTGAGCGGCAACGGCTCAAGCTGGCCAGCCACATGGGGGACAGCGGTGAGGTCTACATCCTCGACGAGCCGACGTCGGGCCTGCATCTCGCTGACGTCGAGCACCTCCTCGGCCTACTCGACCGGCTCGTCGACTCCGGCAAGTCGGTGATCGTCATCGAGCACCACCAGGCGGTGATGGCGCACGCCGACTGGATCATCGACCTCGGCCCGGGCGCCGGCCACGACGGAGGCCGCATAGTGTTCGAGGGAACACCCGCCGACCTCATCGCCGATGGCTCGACGCTCACGGGCGAGCACCTGGCGGCCTATGTGGGCACCTGA